From one Anaerococcus prevotii DSM 20548 genomic stretch:
- the htpG gene encoding molecular chaperone HtpG: protein MKKEFKAEAKKVMDLMINSIYTNKEIFLRELISNASDALDKLYYKDLKSDNSTDKSDYYIELIPNKDERSLTIRDTGIGMNETDLTENLGTIAKSGTEAFRKSVEDSDIKDLIGQFGVGFYSAFMVADKIEVLTKKFGEDEAYLWESVNAESYEISKANKEGHGTDIKLFFKENTEDDNYDDFLDQYKIKALVEKYSNYIRYPIKMLVTKTRQSEDSTEDDPKYEDYKDYDILNSNEPIWKKKKSDLKDEDYINFYRESHYGFDEPLSWVHFAVEGLVSFRALLYIPKKAPFDFYSKDYKKGLELYSHGVKIMDRSEDLLDDSFSFVKGVVDSDDISLNISRETLQQDRQVRLIAKQINKKIKQALEDLMKNDREKYETFFKEFGNSLKVAIYESFGANKADLEDLLLFNSRKEDKLISLAEYKENMKSTDENILYAVGDSLEKIKNSPALALVDQDRDVLLLDEKLDEFLIKMLKDYKDLPFKSINQEEEKESEEKDEALTKLVDFVKENTPEDVVDVRFTDKLADLPSMIKQRGEVSIEMEKTLKDQPQAMGIKADKVLEINKSTKAFDILKENMDKDEDKAKMIVNLLLDQARLMEGLEIDDPVAYTKNIWKLI from the coding sequence ATGAAAAAAGAATTTAAAGCTGAAGCCAAAAAAGTAATGGATCTTATGATCAACTCCATCTATACAAACAAGGAAATCTTCCTAAGAGAGTTGATATCCAATGCTTCAGACGCACTAGATAAATTATATTACAAGGATTTAAAAAGCGATAATTCTACCGACAAGAGTGATTATTATATAGAACTAATTCCAAACAAGGACGAAAGAAGCCTAACTATAAGAGATACGGGAATTGGTATGAATGAGACTGATCTTACAGAAAATCTCGGAACAATTGCCAAATCTGGTACAGAAGCCTTCAGAAAATCAGTTGAGGATTCTGATATCAAGGACCTCATAGGCCAATTCGGTGTAGGATTTTACTCTGCCTTTATGGTAGCAGATAAGATCGAAGTTCTTACCAAAAAGTTCGGTGAGGATGAGGCTTATTTGTGGGAGTCAGTGAATGCAGAATCTTACGAGATTAGTAAGGCTAATAAGGAAGGTCACGGAACTGATATCAAGCTTTTCTTTAAGGAAAATACAGAAGATGACAACTATGATGACTTCCTAGATCAATACAAGATCAAAGCCTTAGTAGAGAAATATTCTAACTATATCAGATACCCAATCAAGATGCTTGTAACAAAGACAAGACAAAGCGAGGACTCTACGGAAGATGATCCAAAATATGAAGATTACAAAGACTATGATATCCTAAATTCCAACGAGCCAATTTGGAAAAAGAAAAAGAGCGACCTTAAGGATGAGGATTATATCAACTTCTACAGGGAAAGCCACTATGGTTTTGATGAGCCACTTTCCTGGGTTCACTTCGCAGTTGAAGGTCTGGTAAGCTTTAGGGCTCTCTTATATATACCAAAGAAGGCTCCATTTGACTTTTACTCCAAAGATTACAAGAAGGGACTTGAGCTATATTCCCACGGAGTTAAAATTATGGACAGGTCAGAAGACCTCCTAGATGATAGCTTCTCTTTTGTAAAGGGTGTGGTAGACAGTGACGATATTAGCCTAAATATCTCAAGAGAGACCCTCCAACAAGACAGACAAGTTAGACTTATTGCTAAGCAAATCAACAAGAAGATCAAACAAGCCCTAGAAGATTTGATGAAAAATGACAGGGAAAAATACGAGACCTTCTTTAAGGAATTTGGCAATAGCCTAAAGGTAGCAATTTATGAATCATTTGGAGCAAACAAAGCTGATCTTGAAGATCTCTTGCTCTTTAATTCAAGAAAAGAAGATAAGCTAATAAGCCTTGCCGAATACAAGGAAAATATGAAATCAACTGATGAGAATATCCTCTATGCAGTGGGAGATAGTCTAGAAAAAATCAAGAATTCTCCAGCCCTAGCTCTAGTAGATCAAGATAGGGATGTCCTTCTCTTAGATGAAAAGCTAGATGAATTCCTAATCAAGATGCTAAAAGACTACAAGGACCTTCCTTTCAAATCAATCAACCAAGAAGAAGAAAAAGAAAGTGAAGAAAAGGACGAAGCCCTTACGAAACTAGTAGATTTTGTTAAAGAAAATACCCCAGAAGATGTTGTCGATGTAAGATTTACCGACAAACTTGCTGACCTACCATCAATGATTAAGCAAAGGGGAGAAGTCTCAATCGAGATGGAAAAGACCTTGAAGGACCAACCACAAGCTATGGGCATCAAGGCAGATAAGGTCCTTGAGATAAACAAGTCCACCAAGGCCTTCGACATCCTAAAGGAAAATATGGACAAGGATGAGGATAAGGCAAAGATGATTGTAAATCTCTTATTAGATCAAGCTAGACTAATGGAAGGCCTAGAAATCGACGACCCAGTAGCCTATACCAAAAATATATGGAAATTAATTTAG
- a CDS encoding aminopeptidase: MEYKRKNVWLNIDQAKKDELESLSTDYMDFMNKSKTERLAVKEIVRRAEEAGFRNIDEALDEGKLEAGDKVYAINRQKAVALFVIGSEDFEAGMNIVGSHLDSPRLDLKPIPLYESKNIAYLKTHYYGGIKKYHWINIPLALHGVVYNKDGEKIEVSIGEATDEPVFFISELLVHLSKDLNQKKAAEVIEGEQLNIMVGSIPLEDEKDNPVKKNILQILNDKYKIEEEDFLTAEFEVVPADKARLVGLDSSMIMAYGHDDKVCAYTSLRAILESENPRKTLVGLFVDKEEIGSVGATGMSSQFFENTVVELMNLAGGVNLVSFKRAMKNSKVLSADVTLAEDPNFLEATEENNTAKLGHGVCLTKYTGARGKGGSNDADAEFLQEVRLAFDKGEAIWQTGELGRIDQGGGGTIAYILAEYGMQVVDCGTPVISMHAPLELVSKADVYETYRAYKSFYENI; this comes from the coding sequence ATGGAATACAAAAGAAAAAATGTTTGGCTAAACATAGACCAAGCCAAAAAAGACGAGCTAGAAAGCCTATCTACCGACTACATGGACTTTATGAATAAGTCCAAGACAGAAAGGCTCGCAGTAAAAGAAATCGTAAGAAGGGCAGAAGAAGCTGGCTTTAGAAATATAGATGAAGCCCTAGACGAAGGAAAGCTTGAAGCAGGGGATAAGGTCTATGCTATAAATAGGCAAAAGGCCGTAGCTCTTTTCGTAATCGGAAGCGAGGACTTCGAGGCTGGGATGAATATTGTAGGAAGCCACCTAGATAGCCCAAGACTTGACCTAAAGCCTATTCCTCTTTACGAATCAAAAAACATTGCTTATCTTAAGACCCACTATTATGGCGGAATCAAGAAATACCACTGGATTAATATTCCCTTAGCCCTCCATGGTGTAGTATACAATAAGGATGGCGAGAAAATCGAAGTATCTATTGGAGAAGCCACAGATGAGCCAGTATTTTTCATCTCAGAGCTTCTAGTTCACCTTTCCAAGGACCTCAACCAAAAAAAGGCTGCTGAAGTAATAGAGGGCGAACAATTAAATATCATGGTTGGATCAATCCCATTAGAAGATGAGAAAGACAATCCAGTCAAGAAAAACATCCTACAAATTCTAAATGATAAATACAAGATAGAAGAAGAGGACTTCCTCACAGCAGAATTTGAAGTAGTTCCTGCAGATAAGGCAAGACTAGTTGGTTTAGATTCATCAATGATTATGGCCTATGGTCATGATGATAAGGTATGTGCCTACACTTCCCTTCGTGCCATTTTGGAAAGTGAAAATCCTAGAAAGACCCTAGTAGGACTATTCGTCGACAAGGAAGAGATAGGATCAGTAGGAGCTACAGGAATGAGCTCACAATTTTTCGAAAACACTGTAGTAGAACTTATGAACCTTGCTGGAGGAGTAAACCTAGTAAGCTTTAAAAGAGCAATGAAAAACTCCAAAGTCCTCTCAGCAGACGTAACACTCGCAGAAGATCCAAACTTCCTCGAAGCTACAGAAGAAAATAACACTGCCAAGCTCGGTCATGGAGTTTGTCTAACCAAATATACAGGAGCTAGGGGCAAGGGCGGATCAAATGATGCCGATGCAGAGTTCCTCCAAGAAGTAAGACTTGCCTTCGATAAGGGAGAAGCAATCTGGCAAACAGGAGAGCTAGGAAGAATCGATCAAGGTGGTGGAGGAACCATAGCCTACATCCTCGCAGAATACGGAATGCAGGTAGTTGACTGTGGAACTCCAGTAATCTCCATGCACGCTCCTCTAGAGCTTGTAAGCAAAGCCGATGTTTACGAGACTTACAGGGCCTACAAATCTTTCTACGAAAATATTTGA
- a CDS encoding Veg family protein gives MAHKSVQDIRDEVRSNVGKEVILKADMGRKRIKTKTGVIVNAFPSVFTVKVNNDFDVERTVSYTYSDILTSTVKLVAN, from the coding sequence ATGGCACATAAATCAGTTCAAGATATTAGAGATGAAGTAAGAAGTAATGTGGGTAAGGAAGTTATTCTCAAAGCAGATATGGGAAGAAAAAGAATCAAGACTAAGACTGGTGTCATAGTTAATGCCTTCCCAAGCGTATTTACAGTCAAGGTTAACAATGATTTCGATGTAGAAAGAACAGTGTCCTACACTTATTCGGATATATTGACATCAACTGTTAAACTTGTAGCTAATTAA
- a CDS encoding PHP domain-containing protein produces MKKIYADLHSHTNHSDGLLEIDELLKLAQEAKIEVLAITDHDTTDQYEEIREKAKEIGIRTVKGVEISCYDYQVDKKVHIVALFLPDKTSHIDKLCGAFLEKRDKNHRKLIKDLKDKGYDIDYAACKKFSPYSIVFKSNILEALNERYPEENFSFKEVFGSMKDKKKNLEMGYIDVEDGIKAALADGAIPILAHPCQYENYPEVGKYVSFGLRGIEISHRLMKEEDFDLTKDLAEKYDLIGSGGSDFHDPAKHLLGKFGLSKEEFDKLLQKSGKKL; encoded by the coding sequence ATGAAAAAAATATATGCAGACCTACACTCTCATACTAATCATTCTGATGGACTCTTGGAAATTGATGAACTTCTTAAGCTTGCACAAGAAGCTAAAATCGAAGTCCTTGCCATAACAGATCACGATACTACAGACCAATATGAAGAGATAAGAGAAAAGGCTAAAGAAATCGGCATAAGGACGGTCAAGGGAGTTGAGATAAGCTGCTATGATTACCAAGTAGACAAAAAAGTTCACATAGTAGCCCTATTCCTTCCTGATAAGACCTCTCACATAGACAAGCTTTGTGGGGCCTTCTTAGAAAAGAGAGACAAAAACCACAGAAAACTAATAAAGGACCTTAAGGATAAAGGCTACGACATAGACTATGCGGCATGCAAGAAATTCTCCCCATATTCTATAGTCTTTAAGTCCAATATCCTTGAGGCTCTTAATGAAAGATATCCAGAAGAAAACTTCAGCTTCAAGGAAGTTTTTGGCTCTATGAAAGATAAAAAGAAGAACCTAGAAATGGGCTATATAGACGTAGAAGATGGAATAAAGGCAGCCCTTGCCGATGGAGCAATCCCAATTCTTGCCCACCCATGCCAGTACGAAAATTACCCAGAAGTAGGAAAATACGTATCCTTCGGCCTAAGGGGAATAGAAATATCCCACAGACTAATGAAAGAAGAGGACTTTGACCTAACAAAAGACCTAGCAGAAAAGTATGATCTCATTGGTTCAGGAGGATCTGACTTTCACGACCCAGCAAAACACCTTCTAGGAAAGTTCGGCCTAAGCAAAGAAGAATTCGATAAGCTTCTTCAAAAGTCGGGAAAGAAATTATAA
- a CDS encoding DUF3783 domain-containing protein has translation MAEILFYNPIDMDKYDRFKKIAKENDIDIIEVGKDHLDYTIGHLLGIEGFSEEKKEVRDDDYDLDFDFTLFNGFENEELFDLLDTLRENNASVQHKAGITENNVKWTLRELLKENDREAKTMGLIYKINQLIEKSEILADKYGEDEKITKLIGEIGDYFNDSSIFEIETAKKYYLTLLDETLRVEKENE, from the coding sequence ATGGCAGAAATTTTATTTTACAATCCTATAGATATGGATAAATACGATAGATTTAAGAAAATCGCTAAGGAAAATGACATAGATATAATCGAAGTAGGAAAGGATCATCTGGACTATACAATAGGTCACCTGCTTGGAATAGAAGGCTTTAGTGAAGAGAAAAAGGAAGTTAGAGATGACGATTACGATCTTGACTTTGACTTTACCTTATTTAATGGCTTCGAAAACGAAGAACTCTTCGACCTTCTAGATACCCTAAGAGAAAATAATGCAAGTGTCCAACACAAGGCTGGTATTACAGAAAATAACGTAAAATGGACCCTAAGGGAACTTCTCAAAGAAAACGACAGAGAAGCCAAGACCATGGGACTTATATACAAAATCAACCAACTTATAGAAAAATCAGAAATCCTCGCCGACAAATACGGAGAAGATGAAAAAATCACCAAACTAATAGGAGAGATTGGCGACTACTTCAACGACTCTTCAATCTTTGAAATAGAAACAGCCAAAAAATACTACCTAACACTCCTAGACGAAACCCTAAGAGTAGAGAAAGAAAATGAATAA
- a CDS encoding ABC transporter ATP-binding protein, with protein sequence MIKVSNFSKIYSNGKKAVDDISFTVNDGEIFGFLGPNGAGKSTTIKSIVGINSKTNGEISINGKTLEEDAKAYKSEFSYVPDNPDLFENYSGNEYINFVSDIYGIDSKTRKERLDYYLEFFDLRDAMDNQIASFSHGMAQRLALIGALINDPPVIFLDEPMVGLDAKSAYNLKKILRERAAAGKIVFFSTHVMEIAQELCDRIAIINKGKIITVGTFDEIKHAANREGSLEEIFLELTDE encoded by the coding sequence ATGATTAAAGTTTCGAATTTTTCAAAGATTTATTCCAACGGCAAAAAGGCCGTTGACGATATTTCTTTTACTGTCAATGATGGAGAGATATTTGGATTCTTAGGCCCAAATGGAGCAGGTAAGTCTACTACTATAAAAAGCATCGTAGGAATCAATTCAAAGACAAATGGAGAGATTAGCATAAATGGCAAGACTCTAGAAGAAGATGCCAAGGCCTACAAGAGCGAGTTTTCCTATGTGCCTGATAATCCTGACCTTTTCGAGAACTATTCAGGGAATGAATATATAAACTTCGTCTCAGATATCTACGGGATAGATAGTAAGACTCGTAAGGAAAGGCTCGACTATTATCTAGAGTTTTTTGACCTAAGAGATGCCATGGACAATCAGATAGCTAGCTTCTCCCACGGTATGGCTCAAAGGCTTGCCCTAATTGGAGCTTTGATTAATGATCCTCCTGTGATTTTCCTAGATGAGCCAATGGTAGGTCTCGATGCCAAGTCCGCCTACAATCTCAAGAAAATCTTAAGGGAAAGGGCGGCGGCAGGAAAGATTGTCTTCTTCTCAACCCACGTTATGGAAATTGCCCAAGAGCTTTGCGATAGGATTGCCATAATTAACAAAGGCAAGATCATCACAGTAGGCACCTTCGATGAGATAAAACATGCCGCCAACAGAGAAGGCTCGCTTGAAGAAATATTCTTGGAGCTTACGGATGAATAA